A stretch of Dyella sp. BiH032 DNA encodes these proteins:
- a CDS encoding LysR family transcriptional regulator, with translation MKALDSLGGLQTFIQVADTLSFVETARLQGISASAVGKAIARLEQQLGVRLFHRSTRSVALTAEGQLFLARCRRALEELELAEAELSSRSAEPRGTLRVSLPLVSGLVLPVLSDFVQKYPHVRLDLDFDDRLVDVIEEGFDAVLRVGDPTDSRLSARRVGTFRRRLVASPEYLARKGTPRVPADLAHHDCLHYRFPTSGKLEVWPMPPETEIPIAMVCNDVDTRVCFAMRGRGIAYVPEHAVRGPLASGELVPVLDEYATVCGTFYLLWPSGRHMLPKLRAFVDFVGGRLLGDA, from the coding sequence ATGAAAGCCCTGGACAGCCTGGGCGGCCTGCAGACATTCATCCAGGTCGCCGACACCCTGAGTTTCGTGGAGACGGCCCGCCTGCAAGGCATCTCCGCCTCCGCCGTGGGCAAAGCCATCGCAAGGCTGGAACAGCAGCTGGGCGTGCGCCTGTTCCACCGCAGCACGCGTAGCGTCGCGCTCACCGCCGAAGGCCAGCTGTTCCTCGCACGCTGCCGCCGCGCGCTGGAAGAACTGGAACTGGCCGAAGCCGAACTCTCCAGCCGCTCCGCCGAACCGCGCGGCACGCTACGGGTGAGCCTGCCACTGGTGAGCGGCCTGGTGCTGCCGGTGCTGTCCGACTTCGTGCAGAAGTATCCGCACGTACGCCTGGACCTGGATTTCGACGACCGCCTGGTGGATGTAATCGAGGAAGGGTTCGACGCCGTGCTGCGGGTGGGCGATCCCACGGATTCACGGCTAAGCGCGCGCCGCGTCGGCACGTTTCGCCGCCGCCTGGTCGCGTCGCCGGAGTACCTCGCGCGCAAGGGCACGCCGCGTGTGCCCGCGGACCTCGCCCATCACGATTGCCTGCACTACCGCTTTCCCACCAGCGGCAAGCTGGAGGTGTGGCCGATGCCGCCTGAGACGGAGATTCCCATCGCGATGGTGTGCAATGACGTGGATACGCGGGTGTGTTTCGCGATGCGCGGGCGTGGCATCGCCTATGTGCCCGAGCATGCGGTGCGGGGGCCGCTGGCGTCTGGCGAACTGGTGCCGGTGTTGGACGAGTACGCGACGGTGTGTGGGACGTTTTATTTGTTGTGGCCGTCGGGGCGGCATATGTTGCCGAAGTTGAGAGCGTTTGTGGATTTTGTGGGTGGGAGGTTGTTGGGGGATGCGTAG
- a CDS encoding serine hydrolase domain-containing protein, which translates to MSSLPIAARPSTLAPLDAAIDAALDQRRLVGAVVLVRHRGDELFRRAAGWADRERGIAMRDDALFRLASVTKPIVAAATLALAQRGVVDLDTPVTRWLPEFRPRLPDGDAPDLTLRQLLSHQSGLGYRFLDAPDDGPHAQAGVSDGMDDSDITLAENLRRIARVPLQFAPGTGWFYSLGVDVAGGVLEAATGRSLQDIVRETVTGPLGMDDTAFHARETARLAVPYVSDTPAPHPLAEGEVVPVYPDTAGIRFSPARALDAHAFPSGGAGMVGSADDLMRFLETLRGGGTPILDPAGVAQMARNHTGPLGPPDAPGWGYGLGFSVLHDPAPTGTPESVGTWRWGGAYGHSWFVDPARELSVVALTNTLYEGMHGAFVNELRDAVYATLEART; encoded by the coding sequence ATGTCATCCCTCCCGATCGCCGCGCGCCCCTCGACCCTCGCGCCGCTCGATGCGGCCATCGACGCGGCCTTGGATCAGCGCCGCCTCGTCGGTGCCGTGGTGCTGGTCCGGCATCGCGGGGACGAGCTGTTCCGCCGTGCCGCCGGCTGGGCCGATCGCGAACGCGGCATCGCCATGCGCGACGACGCGCTGTTCCGCCTGGCCTCGGTGACCAAGCCCATCGTCGCGGCCGCCACCCTGGCGCTGGCGCAACGCGGCGTGGTCGATCTCGATACGCCGGTCACGCGCTGGTTGCCGGAATTCCGGCCGCGCCTGCCGGATGGCGACGCGCCGGACCTCACGCTGCGGCAACTGCTGTCGCATCAGTCCGGCCTGGGCTACCGCTTCCTCGACGCGCCGGACGACGGCCCGCATGCGCAGGCGGGCGTGTCGGATGGCATGGACGACAGCGACATCACGCTGGCCGAAAACCTTCGCCGCATCGCGCGGGTACCTTTGCAGTTCGCGCCCGGCACCGGCTGGTTCTATTCGCTGGGCGTCGATGTGGCCGGGGGCGTGCTCGAGGCGGCGACAGGGCGTTCGCTGCAGGACATCGTGCGGGAAACGGTCACGGGTCCGCTCGGCATGGACGACACGGCCTTTCATGCGCGCGAGACGGCGCGGCTTGCCGTGCCGTATGTGAGCGACACGCCCGCGCCGCATCCGCTGGCCGAAGGCGAAGTGGTGCCGGTATATCCGGACACCGCCGGCATCCGCTTCAGCCCTGCGCGTGCGCTGGATGCGCATGCCTTCCCTTCCGGCGGCGCCGGCATGGTGGGCAGCGCGGACGACCTGATGCGTTTTCTCGAAACGCTGCGCGGCGGCGGCACGCCGATCCTCGATCCGGCCGGGGTCGCGCAGATGGCGCGCAACCATACCGGCCCGCTCGGTCCGCCGGATGCACCCGGCTGGGGCTACGGCCTGGGCTTCTCCGTGCTGCACGATCCGGCGCCCACCGGCACGCCGGAAAGCGTCGGCACTTGGCGCTGGGGCGGTGCGTACGGGCATAGCTGGTTCGTGGATCCCGCGCGCGAGCTGAGCGTGGTCGCGCTCACCAACACCTTGTACGAGGGCATGCACGGGGCTTTCGTCAACGAACTGCGCGATGCCGTGTACGCCACGCTGGAGGCGCGGACGTGA
- a CDS encoding MFS transporter: MSAIDKALPYDACEPTPGRLPMLGLLALACGAFITVLTECIVAGLLPAMSRDLGLSEALVGQLTTVYALGSLLTAIPMVKLTSHLPRRPLLLAAILGFALVNSVMAWTDAYVLMLVSRFLGGVAAGLLWALLAGYASRMVAPQLQGRAIAVAMLGTPLAMSIGIPAGTWLSQLIGWRWVFGLMSLLSVALAGWSRAALPPVPGVPPQQSGTLRDVLARPGLVAVYAVMLLAVLAHNVLYTYIAPFVVLSGSQAMLDRLLLLFGVSSVVSIAITGALIDRWMRALIVLGMALFLLAAVVMALWPSSQAVLVTAVAVWGLGFGGAATLIQTAVARRSGEQQDLGQSLVVVGWNLAIAGGGVVGGVMLKLANAAMLPWALVALLAVTLWVAVPAKKAWA; encoded by the coding sequence GTGAGCGCCATCGACAAAGCCCTGCCGTACGACGCCTGCGAACCCACGCCCGGGCGCCTGCCCATGCTCGGCCTGCTGGCGCTGGCCTGCGGCGCCTTCATCACGGTGCTGACCGAATGCATCGTCGCCGGGCTGCTGCCGGCGATGAGCCGCGACCTGGGCCTCAGCGAGGCGCTGGTCGGCCAGCTCACCACCGTCTATGCGCTCGGCTCGCTGCTGACTGCGATCCCGATGGTGAAGCTCACCAGCCACCTGCCGCGCCGGCCGCTGTTGCTGGCGGCGATCCTCGGCTTCGCGCTGGTCAACAGCGTGATGGCCTGGACGGATGCCTATGTGCTGATGCTGGTGTCGCGCTTCCTCGGCGGCGTCGCCGCCGGCCTGCTGTGGGCGCTGCTGGCCGGCTACGCCAGCCGCATGGTCGCGCCGCAGCTGCAAGGCCGCGCCATCGCCGTGGCGATGCTGGGTACGCCGCTGGCGATGTCGATCGGCATTCCGGCGGGCACATGGCTGTCGCAGCTGATCGGCTGGCGCTGGGTGTTCGGCTTGATGTCGCTGCTGAGCGTGGCGCTGGCGGGCTGGTCGCGCGCCGCGCTGCCGCCGGTGCCCGGCGTGCCGCCGCAGCAGAGCGGCACGCTGCGCGACGTACTCGCGCGGCCCGGCCTGGTTGCGGTGTACGCGGTGATGCTGCTGGCGGTGCTCGCGCACAACGTGCTGTACACCTACATCGCGCCGTTCGTGGTCCTGTCTGGTTCCCAGGCCATGCTCGACCGGTTGCTGCTGCTGTTCGGCGTGTCGTCCGTGGTGAGCATCGCGATCACCGGCGCGCTGATCGATCGCTGGATGCGCGCGCTGATCGTGCTTGGCATGGCGCTGTTCCTGCTGGCCGCGGTGGTGATGGCGCTGTGGCCGTCTTCACAGGCCGTGCTGGTGACGGCAGTGGCGGTGTGGGGCCTCGGCTTCGGCGGCGCGGCCACGCTGATCCAGACTGCGGTGGCGCGGCGCTCGGGCGAGCAGCAGGACCTGGGCCAGTCGCTGGTGGTGGTCGGCTGGAACCTCGCCATCGCCGGCGGCGGCGTGGTGGGCGGCGTGATGCTCAAGCTGGCGAACGCCGCGATGCTGCCGTGGGCGCTGGTGGCCTTGCTGGCGGTGACGCTGTGGGTGGCGGTGCCGGCGAAAAAGGCCTGGGCGTGA
- a CDS encoding YciI family protein: MRFLALIRISEHGGPDIDERLMREVGALIDEMNDAKVLVDTAGLRPTREGRRLRLSKGRVTATDGPFTETKEVIGGYFMLDTATQEEATDWMRRFLEKHGDAWELEVELRQTEMPVAQA, encoded by the coding sequence ATGCGTTTTCTGGCCTTGATCCGTATCAGCGAGCACGGCGGCCCCGACATCGACGAGCGCCTGATGCGCGAGGTCGGCGCACTGATCGACGAAATGAACGACGCCAAGGTGCTGGTCGACACGGCCGGCCTGCGCCCCACCCGCGAAGGCCGGCGCCTGCGCCTGTCCAAGGGACGCGTCACTGCGACGGACGGTCCGTTCACCGAGACCAAGGAAGTAATCGGCGGCTACTTCATGCTCGATACCGCCACGCAGGAGGAGGCCACCGACTGGATGCGCCGCTTCCTGGAAAAGCATGGCGATGCATGGGAGCTGGAAGTCGAGCTGCGCCAGACGGAGATGCCCGTCGCCCAGGCCTGA
- a CDS encoding alpha/beta fold hydrolase, whose protein sequence is MQRRQFLQYSLATLSAGAAASLIAPAQAHGLFSPDPSSPTDAAAFRAMRRFAELPFGRIAYVDHGRGKAALFLHGAPLNGFQWRGAIDRLTAYRRCIAPDFMGLGYSEVPEGQSLAAADQAAMLVALLDKLGLREVDIVASDCGVAVAQLLLVRHPERVRSLLLTNGDVEIDSPPAKVKPVIDMARQGTLADATAKWLTDRALARATFGAAAFHAPDRLADETIDYYVTPLVGTPLRRQQYHAFHLALEPNPLKGIEAKLKRSQVPVRIVWGASDDIFAMADAAYLDRTFPQSRGIRPVPDGKLFFQEEYPEVIAEEAKRLWRAG, encoded by the coding sequence ATGCAACGCCGCCAGTTCCTCCAGTACAGCCTCGCCACCCTGTCCGCTGGCGCGGCGGCGAGCCTGATCGCGCCGGCGCAGGCCCACGGCCTGTTCAGCCCCGACCCGAGCAGCCCCACGGACGCGGCCGCATTCCGCGCCATGCGCCGTTTTGCCGAGCTGCCGTTCGGCCGCATCGCCTACGTGGACCACGGCCGCGGCAAGGCCGCGCTGTTCCTGCACGGCGCGCCGCTCAACGGTTTCCAGTGGCGCGGGGCGATCGACCGGCTGACCGCGTATCGCCGCTGCATCGCGCCGGATTTCATGGGCCTGGGCTATTCCGAGGTGCCGGAAGGCCAGTCGCTTGCCGCCGCCGACCAGGCCGCGATGCTCGTGGCGCTGCTGGACAAGCTCGGCCTGCGCGAGGTCGACATCGTCGCCAGCGACTGCGGCGTCGCCGTAGCCCAGCTGCTGCTGGTTCGCCACCCCGAGCGCGTACGCAGCCTGCTGCTGACCAATGGCGACGTGGAAATCGACAGCCCGCCCGCCAAAGTGAAACCGGTCATCGATATGGCGCGCCAGGGCACGCTTGCCGACGCCACCGCGAAGTGGCTCACCGACCGCGCGCTGGCCCGCGCCACCTTCGGCGCCGCCGCGTTCCACGCGCCCGACCGCCTTGCCGACGAGACCATCGACTACTACGTCACGCCACTGGTCGGAACGCCGCTGCGCCGCCAGCAGTACCACGCGTTCCATCTGGCGCTGGAGCCCAATCCGCTGAAGGGTATCGAGGCGAAACTCAAGCGCAGCCAGGTACCGGTGCGGATCGTGTGGGGCGCGAGCGACGACATCTTCGCGATGGCCGATGCCGCCTATCTCGACCGGACTTTCCCACAATCCCGCGGCATCCGGCCGGTGCCCGACGGGAAGCTGTTCTTCCAGGAAGAATACCCGGAGGTGATCGCGGAAGAGGCGAAGCGACTGTGGCGCGCGGGCTGA
- a CDS encoding AraC family transcriptional regulator, which yields MTGRPDYYPAPPPALLAGAERLPLLDVLTSPVPLGLFDSPVDHRHVLCLHLGEPVPVSYRAGRVERQGTRLHGQFCVVPAGSSTRWTLTAPATSLLLRLAPALIDETAGAMGVGAYDAALAPSIHVRDPQVERIGWMMQAEERDGHPGGRLFADSLASALAARLLVLQTRKAMPASARSLPAWRLRRVLEYVEAHLDEDLTLPQLAAVAGYSLSHFKPLFRQATGLPAHRFVMERRVERARLRLQEGRLSLTAIAAEAGFAHAGHMARCMRRVLGASPSQIAGTAR from the coding sequence ATGACCGGCAGACCCGACTACTACCCCGCCCCGCCGCCCGCGCTGCTCGCCGGCGCCGAGCGCCTGCCACTGCTGGATGTGCTCACCTCGCCCGTGCCCCTGGGCTTGTTCGATTCGCCGGTGGATCACCGCCACGTGCTCTGCCTGCACCTGGGCGAGCCGGTGCCGGTGTCGTACCGCGCCGGCCGCGTCGAGCGGCAGGGCACGCGCTTGCACGGGCAGTTCTGCGTGGTGCCGGCCGGCTCCAGCACGCGCTGGACGCTGACGGCGCCCGCGACCTCCCTGCTGCTGCGCCTGGCGCCCGCGCTGATCGACGAGACCGCCGGAGCCATGGGCGTGGGTGCGTACGACGCCGCGCTGGCGCCGTCCATCCACGTACGCGACCCGCAGGTGGAGCGCATCGGCTGGATGATGCAGGCCGAGGAGCGCGACGGGCACCCCGGCGGCCGCCTGTTCGCCGACAGCCTCGCGTCGGCGCTCGCCGCGCGGTTGCTGGTGCTGCAGACGCGCAAGGCCATGCCGGCTTCGGCGCGCAGTCTGCCGGCGTGGCGGTTGCGCCGCGTGCTCGAATACGTAGAGGCGCATCTGGACGAAGACCTCACGCTGCCGCAACTGGCCGCCGTCGCCGGTTACAGCCTTTCCCACTTCAAGCCGCTGTTCCGCCAGGCCACCGGCCTGCCGGCGCACCGCTTCGTGATGGAGCGGCGCGTCGAACGCGCACGCCTTCGCCTGCAAGAAGGCCGCCTCAGCCTGACCGCCATCGCCGCGGAAGCCGGCTTCGCGCACGCCGGCCACATGGCGCGCTGCATGAGGCGCGTGCTAGGCGCAAGCCCGTCGCAGATCGCGGGAACGGCGCGCTGA
- a CDS encoding FHA domain-containing protein, whose product METHRATPPPRRSAGPQGTRLFSAEELSRLAAETAPAAAGRASAEEPVLEGASPGLEGHRFVLRPGRQTVGRGGHNDVVIDDLSVSSTHAWIMNQQGHYVVMNTLSTNGTFVNGERVHEAPLRHGDRVRFGQAELVFLTREPGRRMGSVTGWLVAAVLVALAGAAALVWWMTTRA is encoded by the coding sequence ATGGAAACCCATCGAGCCACTCCGCCTCCCCGCCGTTCCGCCGGCCCGCAGGGCACGCGGCTGTTTTCGGCCGAGGAGCTGAGCCGCCTCGCGGCGGAGACCGCGCCGGCCGCCGCCGGCCGCGCCAGCGCCGAGGAGCCGGTGCTGGAAGGTGCCTCGCCGGGCCTGGAAGGGCACCGCTTCGTGCTGCGGCCGGGACGCCAGACGGTGGGCCGGGGCGGGCACAACGACGTGGTGATCGACGACCTGAGCGTGTCGTCCACGCACGCCTGGATCATGAACCAGCAGGGCCACTACGTGGTCATGAACACGCTGTCGACCAACGGCACCTTCGTGAACGGCGAGCGCGTGCACGAGGCGCCGCTCCGCCACGGCGACCGCGTGCGCTTCGGCCAGGCGGAACTGGTCTTCCTGACCCGCGAGCCCGGCCGCCGGATGGGCAGCGTCACCGGTTGGCTGGTGGCCGCCGTGCTGGTCGCCCTGGCCGGCGCCGCGGCGCTGGTCTGGTGGATGACGACGCGCGCATGA
- a CDS encoding protein kinase, with translation MSAVPRTIGRYRIDGVLGEGAMAVVYAGFDPGIDRPVAIKCLHRHAAAEQGSHDRLLAEARAAGQLVHPNIVTIFDTGRTADGRAYIAMERLPGETLASRVAREGLPPLEVVIELASQMAAALDYAHGQGVLHHDVKPENIMLADDWHYAKLSDFGIAERRAAGEGDSGIVGGTPAYMAPERLRGEAADPRSDLFSLGVVLYWLVTGKLPWPDIPDIKRLLRERQRLPRPSIAPVDPATPAMLVGIVRTLLAPEPGARYQRGAEIIDDLRLARREYERTHESTLAAGIISLRTRWIGALGATLCVVLLAGLAAIYAKQNAAVSGLATDFGGSLGRMVASQSAENLLLGDDAATRALVQDVSRNQQIHYLAIANRTGKVVASTAPAEVGAVLPTAPAATRALEGGVTSYQGRVDGARDEAMLLFDVPIRYQDKDVGALRLGVSRAPLVAAQHTTFWVIVAVLVLTLAAMVGAAYVLFRRPLALLGMLGEAMMRVARGEFGYRIRLARRDELGRLFATFNLMNGALQARQTGDVPTASRAAADAASQPTLVLQGDEETLR, from the coding sequence ATGAGCGCCGTTCCGCGGACGATCGGCCGCTACCGCATCGATGGCGTACTCGGCGAAGGCGCCATGGCGGTGGTCTATGCCGGTTTCGATCCGGGCATCGACCGCCCGGTCGCGATCAAGTGCCTGCACCGCCATGCCGCGGCCGAACAGGGTTCGCACGATCGCCTGCTGGCCGAGGCGCGTGCCGCGGGCCAGCTCGTGCATCCGAACATCGTCACCATCTTCGATACGGGGCGGACTGCTGACGGCCGCGCCTACATCGCGATGGAGCGGCTGCCGGGCGAGACCCTGGCCAGCCGCGTCGCGCGCGAAGGCCTGCCGCCGCTGGAAGTGGTGATCGAACTGGCCTCGCAGATGGCCGCCGCGCTGGACTACGCGCACGGCCAGGGCGTGCTTCACCACGACGTGAAGCCCGAGAACATCATGCTGGCCGACGACTGGCATTACGCGAAGCTGAGCGACTTCGGCATCGCCGAGCGCCGCGCCGCCGGCGAGGGCGACAGCGGCATCGTGGGCGGCACGCCCGCGTACATGGCGCCGGAGCGCCTGCGCGGCGAAGCGGCCGATCCGCGCAGCGACCTGTTCTCGCTCGGCGTGGTGCTGTACTGGCTGGTCACCGGCAAGCTGCCGTGGCCGGACATCCCGGACATCAAGCGTCTGCTGCGCGAACGCCAGCGGCTGCCGCGGCCGTCCATCGCGCCGGTCGACCCGGCCACGCCGGCGATGCTAGTGGGCATCGTGCGCACCTTGCTGGCGCCGGAACCCGGCGCGCGTTACCAGCGCGGCGCGGAAATCATCGACGACCTGCGCCTGGCGCGGCGCGAGTACGAACGCACGCACGAATCCACCCTGGCTGCCGGCATCATCTCGCTGCGCACGCGCTGGATCGGCGCGCTGGGCGCGACACTGTGCGTGGTGCTGCTGGCGGGACTGGCGGCGATCTACGCCAAACAGAACGCCGCCGTCAGCGGCCTGGCGACGGACTTCGGCGGTTCGCTGGGCCGCATGGTCGCCAGCCAGTCGGCGGAGAACCTGCTGCTGGGCGACGACGCGGCGACGCGCGCGCTGGTGCAGGACGTCTCGCGCAACCAGCAGATCCACTACCTGGCCATCGCCAACCGCACCGGCAAGGTGGTGGCGAGCACGGCGCCGGCGGAAGTCGGCGCCGTGCTGCCCACCGCGCCGGCCGCGACACGCGCGCTGGAAGGTGGCGTGACCAGCTACCAGGGCCGCGTGGACGGCGCGCGCGACGAGGCGATGCTGCTGTTCGACGTGCCGATCCGTTACCAGGACAAGGACGTCGGCGCGCTGCGCCTGGGCGTGAGCCGCGCGCCACTGGTCGCCGCACAGCACACCACGTTCTGGGTGATCGTCGCGGTACTGGTGCTGACGCTGGCGGCGATGGTCGGCGCGGCGTACGTGCTGTTCCGCCGGCCGCTGGCGCTGCTGGGCATGCTGGGCGAGGCGATGATGCGCGTCGCGCGCGGCGAGTTCGGCTACCGCATCCGCCTGGCGCGGCGCGACGAACTGGGCCGGCTGTTCGCCACGTTCAACCTGATGAACGGCGCGCTGCAGGCGCGGCAGACGGGCGATGTTCCCACCGCCTCGCGCGCTGCCGCCGATGCCGCGTCGCAGCCCACGCTGGTGCTGCAGGGCGACGAAGAAACCCTGCGCTGA
- a CDS encoding LysM peptidoglycan-binding domain-containing protein: MKQGKNVLGSWFVEWPVVGSWQVRRAGRGFRQVALLGFVLALAGCARVSVIRSEVSEALGGGPTAPAAAPEDNRDGSLLSPTIITNTYLQRGRYAEGERRLREYLARYPNDRAAQGLLRQLTVDPRDALGTASRMYVVQPGDSYSTLAARYLGDANRFLVLARYNGSTNPSALHTGDTVRLPTAPARAPAADTLVVHAAPADADPPAATAPGDGDAYSRALRLQSESAALLKQGRKSDALARLDQALKLDPHLKPAGDQPLREQLLSSYHERAVLLYRDQKLDQAIALWDHVLDIDPGYERAVIYRARAVELKQRLKQL; encoded by the coding sequence ATGAAACAGGGGAAGAACGTGCTGGGTTCGTGGTTCGTGGAGTGGCCGGTCGTCGGTTCGTGGCAAGTGCGGCGCGCGGGACGGGGTTTTCGGCAAGTCGCGCTGCTTGGGTTCGTGCTCGCGCTGGCCGGCTGCGCGCGAGTGAGCGTCATCCGTTCCGAGGTCAGCGAAGCGCTGGGCGGCGGCCCGACGGCGCCGGCCGCCGCGCCCGAGGACAACCGCGACGGCAGCCTGCTGTCGCCGACGATCATCACCAACACCTACCTGCAACGCGGCCGCTATGCCGAAGGCGAGCGGCGCCTGCGGGAATACCTGGCCCGGTATCCGAACGACCGTGCGGCGCAGGGCCTGCTGCGCCAGCTCACCGTCGACCCGCGCGACGCGCTGGGCACGGCGTCGCGCATGTACGTGGTGCAGCCCGGCGATTCGTACAGCACGCTGGCCGCGCGCTACCTCGGCGATGCCAACCGCTTCCTGGTGCTGGCCCGTTACAACGGTTCCACCAATCCGTCCGCGCTGCACACGGGCGACACGGTGCGCCTGCCCACCGCGCCGGCGCGCGCGCCCGCCGCGGACACGCTGGTGGTGCATGCCGCGCCGGCGGACGCCGACCCGCCGGCGGCAACGGCGCCAGGCGATGGCGACGCCTACAGCCGCGCGCTGCGGCTGCAATCCGAAAGCGCTGCGCTGCTGAAGCAGGGCCGCAAGAGCGACGCCCTGGCGCGCCTGGACCAGGCGCTGAAGCTCGATCCGCACCTCAAGCCTGCGGGCGACCAGCCCTTGCGCGAACAGCTGCTGTCCTCGTACCACGAGCGCGCCGTGCTGCTGTATCGCGACCAGAAGCTGGACCAGGCCATCGCGTTGTGGGACCACGTGCTGGACATCGATCCGGGCTACGAGCGCGCGGTGATCTATCGCGCCCGCGCGGTCGAACTGAAGCAGCGCCTCAAGCAGCTCTGA
- a CDS encoding serine/threonine-protein phosphatase, whose amino-acid sequence MPGQGEAVDDAINFQAVPQVAAGRARGGRATQQDDLACLHDAAEQAYLLVLADGMGGEGAGELASEGVVNVARRLWEARSWRSQPGPLFLEALCQEAHAELRRRGERVARGAPHSTVVALLVRGRQVAWAHVGDSRLYRFRGARLLGRTEDHSVAARRRRGAEQDDARLAADPDQHKLLRGLGGPDAPVVEHGCAVLGAGERFVLCSDGVWAQLSAAELGLLSARSDQEAALREALRLALTRGGQEGDNVALIFARPGPQGWPARWTHAVGQAVRKAAALGRRRVRAGAAG is encoded by the coding sequence ATGCCTGGACAGGGGGAAGCGGTGGACGATGCGATCAACTTTCAGGCCGTGCCGCAGGTGGCCGCCGGACGCGCGCGCGGCGGACGGGCCACGCAGCAGGACGATCTGGCCTGCCTGCACGATGCGGCCGAACAGGCCTACCTGCTGGTACTGGCCGACGGCATGGGCGGCGAAGGCGCGGGCGAATTGGCTTCCGAAGGCGTGGTGAACGTCGCGCGGCGCCTGTGGGAAGCGCGTAGCTGGCGGAGCCAGCCCGGCCCGCTGTTCCTCGAGGCGCTCTGCCAGGAAGCGCACGCCGAGCTGCGCCGCCGCGGCGAACGCGTCGCCCGGGGCGCGCCGCATTCCACGGTGGTCGCGCTGCTGGTACGCGGCCGGCAGGTCGCCTGGGCCCATGTCGGCGACAGCCGGCTCTACCGTTTTCGTGGCGCGCGTTTGCTCGGCCGCACGGAAGACCACAGCGTGGCGGCGCGGCGCCGGCGCGGCGCGGAACAGGACGACGCCAGGCTCGCCGCCGATCCCGACCAGCACAAGCTGCTGCGCGGCCTCGGCGGGCCGGACGCGCCGGTGGTCGAACACGGCTGCGCCGTACTGGGCGCAGGCGAGCGCTTCGTGCTGTGCAGCGACGGCGTCTGGGCGCAGCTGAGCGCGGCGGAGCTGGGCCTGCTGTCCGCACGATCCGACCAGGAGGCCGCACTGCGCGAGGCCCTGCGGCTTGCCCTCACACGCGGTGGCCAGGAGGGCGATAATGTCGCGCTGATCTTCGCCCGGCCGGGCCCGCAGGGCTGGCCGGCGCGATGGACGCACGCGGTGGGGCAGGCGGTCCGGAAGGCCGCGGCTTTGGGGCGGCGCAGGGTGCGAGCCGGTGCCGCCGGATGA
- a CDS encoding LysR family transcriptional regulator: MNSSKALDLDAVKAFVLTADLQSFTRAAEALATTQSAISLKLRRLEEQLGRRLLERTPRRVRLSAEGALFLDAARSLVGAHERAVASFQAERRRLTVGISQLIVGSELPALLRHMNEHDPQLLLELRVAGSREVMQAYEEGALDAALVVQPENRNQQGELLYREQFAWIGAAGWRPRPGEPLPLSTQGESCSIRAAAVRALDQAGIPWTEVFIGKGAAVLGAAAAAGFAIALLARRAAPGGTVDLGATLGLPPLPSQDVVLYTALNDRRSRQALQALGEAFKRIATA, encoded by the coding sequence ATGAACTCCTCCAAAGCACTCGATCTCGACGCCGTCAAAGCCTTCGTCCTCACCGCCGACCTGCAGAGCTTCACGCGCGCGGCGGAGGCGCTCGCCACCACGCAATCGGCCATCAGCCTCAAGCTGCGCCGGCTGGAGGAGCAGCTGGGCCGGCGCCTGCTGGAGCGCACGCCGCGGCGCGTGCGGCTGTCGGCGGAGGGCGCGCTGTTCCTCGATGCGGCACGCTCGCTGGTCGGTGCGCACGAGCGGGCGGTGGCCTCGTTCCAGGCGGAACGGCGGCGGCTCACGGTGGGCATCAGCCAGCTGATCGTCGGCAGCGAACTGCCGGCGCTGCTGCGCCACATGAACGAACACGATCCGCAGCTGCTGCTGGAACTGCGCGTGGCCGGCTCGCGCGAAGTGATGCAGGCCTACGAGGAAGGCGCCCTGGACGCTGCGCTGGTGGTGCAGCCGGAAAACCGCAACCAGCAAGGCGAACTGCTCTACCGCGAGCAGTTCGCCTGGATCGGCGCCGCTGGCTGGCGCCCGCGGCCCGGCGAACCCCTGCCGCTGTCGACGCAGGGCGAATCCTGCAGCATCCGCGCCGCCGCCGTGCGCGCGCTGGACCAGGCCGGCATCCCCTGGACCGAGGTCTTCATCGGCAAAGGTGCCGCGGTGCTCGGCGCCGCCGCGGCGGCCGGGTTCGCGATCGCGTTACTCGCCCGGCGCGCGGCGCCGGGCGGTACCGTCGATCTCGGCGCGACGCTGGGCCTGCCGCCGCTGCCCAGCCAGGACGTGGTGCTGTACACGGCGCTCAACGACCGCCGCTCACGCCAGGCCCTGCAGGCGCTGGGCGAAGCATTCAAGCGGATCGCGACGGCCTAG